The genomic segment CTAAACATCATCCCTCCTGAGACTTTTACTTTTTCTCCTTTATACCCCAAAATTCCATTTACTACAAAACCTGTACCATCAAATAGATATCCATAAGATGTTGCAACTTTTAATGGAATTCCTAAAAGATTTTCAAATCCTATTTTTAAATATCCATCACCTTCTATAGAAGAATATCCAACTTCCATAATTCCAAAAAGGCCATAGCGAAGCCCATAGCTACCTGATGAAACCATTACTACTTGTACAGTTCCTTCATTAACCACATCTGGTGAAGGATTCAAAATCGGTAACGAGAATCCTAAAAAACTTATAAACATTAAAATAATAACAAATATTTTTTTCATAATTTTCACATCCTTTCAAAAGTTAAAATTTTACAGTAAAAGATAAATAATAATCAGTGGTAATAAAAGGGATATTAATATCTTTTAAAGGGTCTTCTTGATCAAGGATTTGTGTATATATTGAAATCATTCTGACAGAATTATAAAGATAATCTGTAGGGTTATATCCTTGCAGGAATTGCAAAGCACCCTGTATAAGAGTTAATCTATAACCAAGTTCCAGACCGAAAACATCTCCAGAATAAAATCGAATTCCTGTTCTTGAAATAGAATATAAAGAATCATCTTTTGCTTTTTTTATAAAAGCGTCAAAATCTGGATCATCTGGATCAGGGTTAACATTTACTGCTAATAAATAGCCACCTTCAATTCCTCCAAAAATTTCTAAAGAATCTGTTATATAATATCCAAGTTGTGAAAATCCTTTTGCAATTATTGAATTAAGTCCAAGGTTAAATTGTAAATCTTGTTCTTTAACCTTCATTATTATACCATACATAGATGCCTGTGCGTGTGTTTTTAAAGAAAATTTGCCAAAATTAAAATTATTATGATTATATCCATTTAAATAATATATATAGAGATATCCATTATCAGGTCGTGCCTGTCCAAAATAAGAAGGAAACACAAAAGGATCTATAATACCACCATTGATATTTAAAACCATGAGATCTGTTAAATAATATCTTAATCCGAGGTTATATACACCAAGTATATCGGGCAATGGGGCTGTGGATATTTCTAAATTTGAAACAGAATATCCAATACTTTCAAAATTAACAAATAAGCCTTTATCGTGTTGTGGAACAATGTCGGATTTTATTGCAAATGAAATTATACTCATTATAACTATTATACCTATTATTATTTTTTTCATATTCCCCCACCTTTTGGTTTTAAAATAATTTTAATACATTATTATTATATCATAAAAAATAGATATTTTAAATCAAAATATCCTCATTTTTAAATATCTGACTTGCGAAATAAGTTATTAAAAATCCTATTAAAATTATCATTATAGAATTCATTACATAAACCTTAGAATATTTTACTGTATCTCCAAGCGGAATATATTTAAATATAGTAATATATCTGATCCATTCCCACTTTTCAACTACTGTACCAAACATATCACCTACGTACATAATTAAAAAAACTCCCATTGAAATAGAAATTGTACTAAAAGAGTTTTGAAAAATAACAGATAATAAAAAGGTTAATGCTCCAAAAAATATTTCAATTACAAATAAATAAAGCGCAAATCCGGCTAAAATCGTTGCGTTATATGCATAATTAACATAAATATTAAAAAGTAATAAAACACTTACACAAAAAATTGCTGCAAATATTGTATAATAAATAAACACAGCAAAAGCTTTTTTCAGAAAAATTTGATTCCTTGTTATTGGTTTAGTTAAAATATATTCTATTGTTTTAGTCTCATATTCATTTACAAAAACATTTGATGCCAAAAAAATTGCAAAAATTGCTGCAAATATTTCAGCCATAATCATAACCTTTGCACTAAAAAAACCTTCTGGTGTAATAAATGACTCATCCATATTAAAAACTTTAAGAATAAATTTTGGCATTGAGTTAATAAAATCTGATAACATATCCGCATCTTTCATTATTCCATCAATAAATGGCGCTACTAACCAGGAAAACATCAATAGAATCATTGACCATATTAAAAAACTTTTATAATTAAATTTTAGCTCCTTTTTTAACAACATTTTTTCATCTCCCTAAATAATTATATCTTTTTTTCAAAGATCTTTCGAGCAATAGAGACAATTAATAATGAAAAAATAATTATTATAAAAATATTAAAATAATAAATTTTTTGGTTGAGAACTATATCCCTAATCGGCATATAATAAAATATGCTTATTCTTCTTAAAAATTCTGTATTTTTTACGCCTTCCGTTACAGTAACCCCAAAATACATAAAAAATAGCAGTCCAAGTGTTATTGAATTGGTTAATTTTCTTTTTTGAAAAAATAACGAAATTAACACACTAATAGATGCGAAAAAAATCTCTGTTGTTAATAAGTATAGGAAGAAACCAAAAAATACTAAATTACTATAATCCTGATCAACATAGATTGAAAAAAACATGGCAATTGAACCAAAAAAAACTAATGCCAATAATAAGATATTCATAAAAATAACAAATATCTTGTTAATATAAATTTTTGACCTGGAATATGGTTTTATTAATAAATACTCAATAGTTTTATTATCAAATTCTCCTGCAAACATTTTACTTGCCAACATAGATGCATACAGTCCGAAAAATATAAACATAAAAGTCATACCTTCCGAGCCAATAAGCCCTTCAGGTTTTGATAATATTTGAATATCCATATTAAATGCATTTAAAAATTGTTTTGGCATTCTCTCAAGGAATTTTACAAGAAACTCCAATTCTTTTATCATAAAATCTGTTAAACCTGCATATAACATATTAAACAATGTAATAACTATACTCCATATAAATAAATTTTTAAAATTAAATTTAAATTCTTTCTTTATTAATGTCATAATCTCACTTCCTACTTATATAATTCTAAGAAGATATCTTCTAATGCCGGATTTTTAATTTCTATATCCCTAAAATTTGTCTTTACTAAATCATTCAAAAAGTTTTTAAGTTCAAAGGTTTTTACCTCAAAAGTATATATTCCATTTTCATCATTTTTATACTTATATTTTTTCAATTCATCTGTTAATTTCAAATCGTATATTACAGCAATTTTCTTTGAAATATCTTTCAGTCCTTCTATTGTTCCAGATTTTACAATATTTCCATCTTTTATCATTGCAAAACTATCACATAATTTTTCAACTTCAGATAAAATATGTGAAGAAAATAAAATAACAGCTCCATTTTCTTTATGTTTTTTTATTAATTTATAAAATTTTTGTTGAACCAATGGGTCTAACCCGTTTGTAGGTTCATCCAATATTAAATATTTCGGTTTATGAACCAAAGCCTGTAAAATTGCTATTTTTTTCTTATTTCCAAGTGATAAAGCTTTAAACTTTTTATTAATCTCTATATCCAATAATTCAATAATTTCATTTTCATATTCTAAATCAATATTTTTATAAAATGAGCGATTAAAAGCTAAAAATTCTTTAATTTTCATATCACCATAGAAATTAACTTCTCCAGGAATATATCCTATATCTTCTTTTATAAAATCAATTTCATATGGCATTTTTTTATCATCAATTAAAGCTTCACCCTCATCAGGTTTTAAAAATCCTGTTAAAACTCTAATTGTTGTTGTTTTTCCAGCTCCGTTTGGACCAATCAATCCTAAAATTTCTCCTTCTTTGATTTCAAAAGAAATATTTTCGATACCTTTGTGTTTGCCATAATATTTTTTCAAATTACTTATTTTTATCATAATCCCCCTCCTTTTTTTTAATTCCATTTTCAAAAATAAATATTATTTGATTGGATAAATCAGCCATTTCATCCCAGGATAGATCTGTTTTATGTTTTTTTACATACTCTAATATAGAATTATTTAAATTTAATATAAGAAATGATGTAAATTTAAGATCAATATTTTCATAAATTTCTCCTTTTTCTTGTGCTTGTTTTAATAAAGAAAAAATCATTTTTTCTCCTTTATTATTTAAGTTTCCAGTGATTTCCTCTATAAATTGCTCATCTTCGTTTAAAAATAAATAGCCAATTTGGGCAAATTCTGGAAAATCTTTTATAAATTTTAACGAAACATCAGTCATATTTTTCATTAAAGAAAAAATATCTATTTTGTCGATATTTTTATTGATAATATCATTCAAGTATTTTAATTTTGTCTCTGCAATTAAATCGATAATATATTTATATAAATCTTTTTTATTTTCAAAATATTGATAAAAGCTCCCTTTAGAAATTTTAGAATTTTTTACTATTCTATTTACACTTGATTTTGAAAAAGAGTAAATACTAAATTCTTTTATCGCAGCATCTATAATTCTCTTACGTTTTTTTTCAGGTAAATTAAAAAATGTTTTTTTAGGCATTTAATCTCCTCCTTATGACCTAAAAGTCATATGACCTTATAGTCATATAATAACCCTTTTGTATTACAAATACGTTAAGATTTTTCATTTTTAATCTTTGAATGTACTTTGCTGAAAAATAAAATAACAAAACCAGGTCAATATCTGGTTTTGTTATTTATAAAAAATAATTATTAATTTTTGATAAATTTTCAAAAATCTTTCTTGTTTCAGTATAATTTTTTTAACTTCATTTATTTTACTTCCTCAATATACTTTGCTTCTTTACCAACAAAAATAACTATGAAATTTTTTAAGTCTTCTCTTTTATAATCCAATTCATATGATTTCTTGTATTTTTCTATTTGTTCTTTTGCCTGTTTTATTTTCCTTTTTAATTTTTCTTCTGTGTATTCTTTTTGTTTTATGTATTTTACTTCTATTATCGCTTCATATGGCACTTCTTCGTATCTTTTGAACATTGCTATGTCTATATACCCATTTTCTACTGGATATTCCATTTTTACCATTGCATATGGCGTTAATACTAAATAACTATACATTATTGCTTTTATGTATTTTTCATCTAATCCCATGAATATTCTGTTGTCCATTTTGCTCAATAAGTTTTCTATTTCTTTTGCAAATGGCTCTATTTTTCCATCTTCTAATATCGTTATTATTGCATTTTCTATTTCATCTGTGTCTATGTATTCTGTTAGTTTTTCTTCTATGTATTCTGTGAAGTATTCTGAGAATATTTTTTTCATTGAATAATTTGGTATTTTTAAATATGTCCTTAATCCTTCTTTTTCAAATGTCATGAATCCCAGATAGAATAATAATGATTTTATATCTTTTATTTCTATCCTTTTTCCTGGGTTGAACATTGTTGTGAGTTCTGGTAATGTTGTTCTTCCTGTTAATAGTATTTCATTTAGTAATTTCCCTATTATTTTTTTTTGACTTTCTTTTGCTTCTTGTTTTTCTTTTTCTGTTAGTTCTTTTTTGTTGTCTTTGTCTATTTTTACTCCAAGCAATTCTCCTAAGCTAAATAGATTTTGCACTTTTTTGTAATCGCTCATTATGTTGTCATCTATTATTTTTTCTGGTGGTAATTGTTCTCTTAGATATTGTATTATAAAATAAAATACCATGTCTGGGTTATATACTTTGTTTTTGGCTTTTATATTGAATCTATACCCATTATAATTTTCCTGCATTTCTTTTAATAATTTTTCTGAATATATGTCATAATATTCCAATAATTCTTTTACTTCTTCTTCTTTGAATCCGAGCATTTCATTGAATTCTGGGGCTAATGTTATATTCATTGTTATATTAAATCCACTGGTTAATGAATCTAACATTATTGGACTCACACCTGTCATGAATAGTCTTTCTATTATTGTTTTTGTTCCTTTTTTTATTTCTTCGTAGAATTTTCTTACAAATCCATGTTTCGTTACGCTGTCTTTGAATAAATCAAGATTAAAACTCAATAATTCATTTGCAAAGTGATCATATTCGTCTATTAGTAAGTATATTGGTTTATCTAAACTCTCCACCGCTTCTGATAGAAATGTATTCATTATATCTGCTGGTTCGCTATATTCTTCTTTGATTGTTATATCTTGTTTATATCTTGTGTTAAATCCTTTTAATGCACTT from the Marinitoga sp. 1197 genome contains:
- a CDS encoding ABC transporter permease; its protein translation is MLLKKELKFNYKSFLIWSMILLMFSWLVAPFIDGIMKDADMLSDFINSMPKFILKVFNMDESFITPEGFFSAKVMIMAEIFAAIFAIFLASNVFVNEYETKTIEYILTKPITRNQIFLKKAFAVFIYYTIFAAIFCVSVLLLFNIYVNYAYNATILAGFALYLFVIEIFFGALTFLLSVIFQNSFSTISISMGVFLIMYVGDMFGTVVEKWEWIRYITIFKYIPLGDTVKYSKVYVMNSIMIILIGFLITYFASQIFKNEDILI
- a CDS encoding ABC transporter permease subunit; translated protein: MTLIKKEFKFNFKNLFIWSIVITLFNMLYAGLTDFMIKELEFLVKFLERMPKQFLNAFNMDIQILSKPEGLIGSEGMTFMFIFFGLYASMLASKMFAGEFDNKTIEYLLIKPYSRSKIYINKIFVIFMNILLLALVFFGSIAMFFSIYVDQDYSNLVFFGFFLYLLTTEIFFASISVLISLFFQKRKLTNSITLGLLFFMYFGVTVTEGVKNTEFLRRISIFYYMPIRDIVLNQKIYYFNIFIIIIFSLLIVSIARKIFEKKI
- a CDS encoding ABC transporter ATP-binding protein encodes the protein MIKISNLKKYYGKHKGIENISFEIKEGEILGLIGPNGAGKTTTIRVLTGFLKPDEGEALIDDKKMPYEIDFIKEDIGYIPGEVNFYGDMKIKEFLAFNRSFYKNIDLEYENEIIELLDIEINKKFKALSLGNKKKIAILQALVHKPKYLILDEPTNGLDPLVQQKFYKLIKKHKENGAVILFSSHILSEVEKLCDSFAMIKDGNIVKSGTIEGLKDISKKIAVIYDLKLTDELKKYKYKNDENGIYTFEVKTFELKNFLNDLVKTNFRDIEIKNPALEDIFLELYK
- a CDS encoding TetR/AcrR family transcriptional regulator, with product MPKKTFFNLPEKKRKRIIDAAIKEFSIYSFSKSSVNRIVKNSKISKGSFYQYFENKKDLYKYIIDLIAETKLKYLNDIINKNIDKIDIFSLMKNMTDVSLKFIKDFPEFAQIGYLFLNEDEQFIEEITGNLNNKGEKMIFSLLKQAQEKGEIYENIDLKFTSFLILNLNNSILEYVKKHKTDLSWDEMADLSNQIIFIFENGIKKKEGDYDKNK
- a CDS encoding AAA family ATPase, whose protein sequence is MRKKIPYGEQNFERVIIQNYYYIDRTQYIEKLESLNEKNIVFLRPRKFGKTLFLDALAKYYDVNYAEKFEALFKELYIGKNPTSLKNSYYILYMDFSGIQTENKEKLISSFKNKIISALKGFNTRYKQDITIKEEYSEPADIMNTFLSEAVESLDKPIYLLIDEYDHFANELLSFNLDLFKDSVTKHGFVRKFYEEIKKGTKTIIERLFMTGVSPIMLDSLTSGFNITMNITLAPEFNEMLGFKEEEVKELLEYYDIYSEKLLKEMQENYNGYRFNIKAKNKVYNPDMVFYFIIQYLREQLPPEKIIDDNIMSDYKKVQNLFSLGELLGVKIDKDNKKELTEKEKQEAKESQKKIIGKLLNEILLTGRTTLPELTTMFNPGKRIEIKDIKSLLFYLGFMTFEKEGLRTYLKIPNYSMKKIFSEYFTEYIEEKLTEYIDTDEIENAIITILEDGKIEPFAKEIENLLSKMDNRIFMGLDEKYIKAIMYSYLVLTPYAMVKMEYPVENGYIDIAMFKRYEEVPYEAIIEVKYIKQKEYTEEKLKRKIKQAKEQIEKYKKSYELDYKREDLKNFIVIFVGKEAKYIEEVK